The following coding sequences are from one Lolium rigidum isolate FL_2022 chromosome 6, APGP_CSIRO_Lrig_0.1, whole genome shotgun sequence window:
- the LOC124660187 gene encoding CBL-interacting protein kinase 1-like, whose product MVKSGEEDQCTRSSLLGRYEIGRTLGEGNFGKVKYARHLATGAHFAVKILDRSKILSLRFDDQIRREIGTLKLLKHPNVVRLHEVAASKTKIYMVLEFVNGGELFDKIAIKGKLSEQEGRRLFQQLIDGLAYCHDKGVYHRDLKPENVLVDRKGNIKISDFGLSALPQHLGSDGLLHTTCGSPNYIAPEVLQNRGYDGSLSDIWSCGVILYVMLVGYLPFDDRNLVVLYQKIFKGDMQIPKWLSPAAQDLLRKILEPNPLKRITIAGIKEHEWFRKNYVPAAPYDDDDDDINLGPVLSKKEQIDEAGQEKPTHINAFQLIGMASSLDLSGFFEEEDVSQRKIRFTSIHSPKYLFDKIENVVTVMGFQAQRGHNKLKVTKCKNPKNARDPSSFLACAEVFELGPSLYVVELKKSHGDRTLYRELCEKLSDELGVCKEQITESLDSDLASFGGGSPLSGF is encoded by the exons ATGGTGAAGAGCGGCGAGGAGGATCAGTGCACCCGGTCGTCGCTTCTGGGGAGGTATGAGATCGGTCGGACCCTCGGGGAGGGCAACTTCGGCAAGGTCAAGTACGCGCGCCACCTCGCCACCGGCGCCCACTTCGCCGTCAAGATCCTCGATCGCAGCAAGATCCTCTCCCTCCGATTCGACGACCAG ATCAGGAGGGAGATCGGGACATTGAAGCTTCTCAAGCACCCCAATGTCGTCCGCCTGCATGAG GTTGCGGCTAGCAAAACTAAGATTTACATGGTGCTTGAGTTCGTGAATGGGGGCGAGCTCTTCGACAAGATC GCCATCAAAGGAAAACTTTCGGAACAAGAAGGAAGAAGGCTATTTCAGCAGCTAATTGATGGTTTGGCCTACTGCCACGATAAAGGTGTCTACCACAGAGACCTTAAG ccagaaaatgttcttgtcgacCGAAAAGGCAACATAAAGATCTCCGACTTTGGTCTCAGCGCTTTGCCTCAACATCTTGGG AGTGATGGATTACTGCATACAACATGTGGCAGCCCTAATTACATTGCTCCAGAG GTTTTGCAAAATAGAGGTTACGATGGATCCTTGTCAGATATCTGGTCTTGCGGAGTAATTCTTTATGTAATGCTTGTCGGATACCTTCCTTTCGATGACCGGAATCTTGTTGTCCTTTATCAAAAG ATTTTCAAGGGAGATATGCAGATCCCCAAGTGGCTGTCGCCGGCTGCACAGGATCTTCTTCGTAAGATTCTTGAACCAAACCCGTTGAAGAGGATTACCATTGCAGGGATCAAAGAACATGAATggtttcggaagaactatgttccTGCTGCTCcatacgatgatgatgatgatgatataaACCTCGGTCCAGTTCTCTCAAAGAAAGAG CAAATTGATGAAGCCGGACAGGAAAAGCCTACTCATATCAACGCTTTTCAGTTGATCGGGATGGCGTCTTCCCTTGATCTATCAGGTTTCTTTGAGGAAGAG GATGTGTCTCAAAGAAAGATCCGGTTCACATCCATACATTCACCAAAGTATTTGTTTGACAAGATCGAGAATGTCGTGACAGTGATGGGATTCCAAGCTCAGAGGGGGCATAATAAG CTCAAAGTCACGAAGTGCAAAAATCCAAAGAACGCAAGAGATCCATCATCATTCCTTGCCTGTGCTGAG GTGTTTGAACTGGGGCCGTCTCTGTATGTTGTTGAGCTGAAGAAATCCCATGGAGATCGTACACTGTATAGAGAG CTGTGCGAGAAGCTATCTGATGAGCTGGGGGTGTGCAAGGAGCAGATAACGGAATCTCTGGACTCTGATCTAGCGAGCTTCGGCGGAGGATCACCTCTCTCGGGTTTCTGA